The genome window ACGGCGTCGATTTGCGCCTCGGCACATCCGTCAGCGGTTTTGAGGAAACCGAAAAAGGATTGAAACTGACTCTGAGTTCCGGCGAAGCGCTGGAAACGGGTCTGGCGATCCTTGCCATCGGCGTAAAGCCGGAAACCACGCTGGCAACGGGAGCAAACATTGTGCTCGGTCCGCGCGGCGGCATTAAAGTGAACGATCGAATGCAGACGTCTGTGCCGGATATCTACGCCGTTGGCGATGCCGTGGAGGTGATCGATTTTGTTACCCGTGAACCTGCGCTCATTCCGCTGGCCGGACCGGCCAACCGGCAGGGGCGTATCGCCGCCGACAATATTTTCGGACGATCCTCACGCTATAAGGACACGCAGGGAACGGCTATCTGCAAAGTATTCAACCTTGCGATCGGCATGACCGGGCTCAGCGAGAAGGCGGCGAAGCACGCGGGTGTGGCCTATGAAAAAATCTATGTTCATCCGGCCAGTCACGCATCGTACTATCCCGGCTCCGCCGCACTCAGCATGAAGATGCTGTTTGATCCGGAAACGGGCAAAGTGCTCGGCGCACAGGTGGTCGGTGCCGACGGCGTCGACAAGCGCATTGATGTTTTCGCGGTGGCCATTCGCGCCGGTCTCACGGTTTATGACCTCGAAGAGCTTGAGCTGTCCTATGCTCCGCCGTTCGGCTCTGCCAAGGACCCCGTCAATTTCGCCGGGTTTGTTGCCGCCAACATCCTGCGTGGTGATGCAAAAATCTGTCAGGTTGAAGATGTTATCAATCCGGCGGCCGGTCAGAAGGTGCTGGATATCCGTACTCCGGATGAGGTTTCCACCGGAACCATTCCGGGGGCAAAAAACATTCCGCTCGATGATCTGCGCGATCGTCTCGATGATCTGGATAAGGAAAAGGAATATCTCATTTTCTGCCGGGTTGGGCTGCGCGGCTACCTCGCATGCCGAATCCTGTCCCAGAACGGCTTCAACTGCCGGAACCTGACCGGCGGCTATATTACCTATCAGCGCACGGTCGGGATGGCTGCCGACGAAATGCCGGAGGACCACAAACCGGAGAGCGATTCCGACTACCAAGATGTTAAAAAGGAGACCCCGATGAATTTGGTGAAAACGATTAACGCCTGCGGTCAGCAGTGTCCCGGCCCGATCCTTCAGCTTAAAAACGCCATTGATGAGGTGAATGAAGGCGAGGCGGTTTGCATCAGCGCCACCGATCCCGGTTTTGTTGCCGATGCGCCGGCATGGTGCCACAGCACCGGCCACGAACTCGCCTCCATGGATCCCGGGGAAGGCGGGTCCTACCGTGCAACGGTCATCAAGCGCGCAGGGTCCCGCGGCGGCGTTTCAATGTCTGGAAAACGCGCCATGACCAACGTTGTCTTCTCGAACGATTTCGATAAAGCAGTGGCTGCGTTCA of Tichowtungia aerotolerans contains these proteins:
- a CDS encoding FAD-dependent oxidoreductase translates to MDQKKIVIVGGVAGGASAAARARRLSEEAEIILLERGPYISFANCGLPYHIGGEIAERDRLLVTTPELLRTQFRIDVRTRNEVMSIDPDQKEVEIKNLETGEVYKESYDSLVLSPGADPVRPPIPGIESNRVLSLRNMEDMDRIISELKGREHASVIGGGYIGLEMAEALRRRGIATTLVELAPQVMGPADPEMVSILHQELEINGVDLRLGTSVSGFEETEKGLKLTLSSGEALETGLAILAIGVKPETTLATGANIVLGPRGGIKVNDRMQTSVPDIYAVGDAVEVIDFVTREPALIPLAGPANRQGRIAADNIFGRSSRYKDTQGTAICKVFNLAIGMTGLSEKAAKHAGVAYEKIYVHPASHASYYPGSAALSMKMLFDPETGKVLGAQVVGADGVDKRIDVFAVAIRAGLTVYDLEELELSYAPPFGSAKDPVNFAGFVAANILRGDAKICQVEDVINPAAGQKVLDIRTPDEVSTGTIPGAKNIPLDDLRDRLDDLDKEKEYLIFCRVGLRGYLACRILSQNGFNCRNLTGGYITYQRTVGMAADEMPEDHKPESDSDYQDVKKETPMNLVKTINACGQQCPGPILQLKNAIDEVNEGEAVCISATDPGFVADAPAWCHSTGHELASMDPGEGGSYRATVIKRAGSRGGVSMSGKRAMTNVVFSNDFDKAVAAFIIANGAAAAGYDVTLFFTFWGINMLRKSGPVVAKKNLIEKMFGIMMPKGADKLALSQMNMGGMGLAMIKGIMKKKNVMTLPELIGQARMSGVKLVVCTMSMDLMGIKKEELIDGIEEGGVAMYVDHLTQSNANLFI